In one window of Pseudoalteromonas sp. GCY DNA:
- a CDS encoding SDR family NAD(P)-dependent oxidoreductase: MSNILITGATSGIGKGLAEFYAKQSHQVTACGRNQEVLGELENSVGAKSKAFDLTNRDEIENNFKDIDGLDLVILNAGGCEYIDNPNQFDGHLFERVMNINVISIGHCLDVLVPKIKTGGQLCIVSSSSAFLPLPRAEAYGASKAAVSYLARTLTATLKDIDVTLVHPGFVETPLTDKNDFPMPFIVSVDEAVGYISKGIEKRSKEIHFPKRFTLFLKLLRLLPFSLWLPLAKRIARG; this comes from the coding sequence ATGAGTAACATCTTAATTACTGGCGCAACATCAGGGATAGGTAAAGGTCTTGCTGAATTTTATGCAAAACAGTCCCATCAAGTAACTGCTTGTGGCCGCAATCAAGAAGTGTTAGGCGAATTAGAAAACAGCGTAGGCGCAAAGAGCAAAGCATTTGATTTAACAAACCGCGATGAGATAGAAAATAATTTCAAAGATATTGACGGTTTGGATCTTGTGATCCTCAACGCAGGTGGTTGTGAGTATATTGATAATCCCAACCAATTTGACGGCCATCTGTTTGAGCGAGTGATGAATATCAATGTCATCTCAATCGGCCACTGCCTAGACGTATTAGTGCCAAAAATTAAAACAGGCGGGCAACTTTGTATCGTGAGTTCCAGTAGTGCATTTTTACCTTTACCTCGTGCAGAAGCTTATGGTGCTTCGAAAGCGGCTGTCAGCTATTTAGCGCGCACCCTGACAGCAACATTAAAAGATATTGATGTCACCTTAGTTCACCCAGGATTTGTAGAAACGCCGTTGACAGATAAAAACGACTTTCCGATGCCATTTATTGTAAGTGTCGATGAGGCCGTTGGTTACATTAGCAAAGGAATAGAAAAGCGCAGCAAAGAAATACATTTCCCAAAAAGATTTACCCTATTTTTAAAACTTCTCAGGTTACTGCCGTTTTCGTTGTGGTTACCTCTCGCAAAAAGGATAGCCCGTGGCTAA